Below is a window of Lodderomyces elongisporus chromosome 3, complete sequence DNA.
ATTGAGGGTGAAATTAAACGTGTTGAGACAAGGATTGAAgcagaagagaaaaaaatggaggGTATTAGAGGGGATATCGTGGCATTGAGAGCGCTGGTGCAAACCTAAATCCATGGTAAACACCCTTTATCCACTTTAGTTTGGAAATTTTCTCAACTTTTAGTCGTTtaattataatttttttcttgttgttgttgttgttgttgttctttcgTTTGAACGGAATGAGGACAACTATCAGCTTCATTTTCGATAACTGTGCTGGCGACCAACGTCAAGAAAATATAAGGATAttaatatacatatatacatgcaTGTATACATATCTACCTAGATACATTGACAGGCTAATACGAGCATATAAAATTACACACACAATTGATTGATCAACAATTATCCCCCTAGTGGGTTTACCCCCTTGCAACTTGTGACTTGATTAAATTTATCAAAGAGATTGCATTGAATCCAACCCATTGTTCCATATCTACCCACATTTGACCTGCCTTTTCGTACTCCTCGACTTTGTCTCTAACAAACTGCTTGGTCATCTCATAGCCTTGTGTAGTATCACCTAGCATGTATAATTCAGACTTGACGTATATCGCACACATGCTTGCCCTCTTTGTATACCACGCAAAGTCATTACTTTGATCGCCACTATAATAAGCAAAATCATCGCCCAATGCAAGCAACTCCTCTAATGCTGAAGGAACATTATATGGCGTAACCAACATGGCCAACCCCAGTGATAAATGGGACATAATGGGAATATTGTAGGATAATCGCTCGTTAATTAATCTTTCCAATCTCTGCTCTTGAGTTAGTTGAGCAAATTCAGAAGTCCCATTACCAGCAAATGGTTGGTATTGCGTCTGGGCAAATGTATCAAGCTCTTGTCTTTTAAGCTTCAACCAATGAAGCATTAGTTGATAAGGCAATGAATGGTTCAGTGGGTTATTTGAGGTGAAAATCGATGTAAGTGATTGCGGGTATCCCAAGTCAGTTATCGCTTTGGAGATGGCCAGTGCTGAAAACCCATATTGTGGAATGTATGTAGTGGCTCTAGTAAGAATTTTAGACTCAATGTGATCCTTATCGTTTACTATTTTGTTTGAGCCAATGTGGTCTGTTGAATGATAGCTTCTTTTGATGAGACTTGGGCATACTTTAACACCCGCTGGCGTATTTGGTCTAAACACCGAGCTGATGGGTCTTAGGCGTTGGAGCATGGTTGATTGTGCTAAGTGAGTAGATTGTTAGTGATGACGGTGAGGGTAAGAACGGGTGAACAGAGGTGGAGTTTGATGAGTTGTGCTTGGAAGTCCCTTATTTACTATTTTGGGTGGTCTGACATGTACAGTTaatttttcccttttttttgcctttttatttatatttttatttttttctgttttcgGGGCTGAAATATTGCAAGTTCCGAATTTTGAATATTTGAGAAATATCAACTTCCGAGTCTGAAATACAATTCACGAGTGGCAAGATCAAAAACCAACTaaattacaaaacaatCACAAGAACACCTACCATTGGAACAATAACACAATGCTCGTATGTATTCGTGATCTATAGAAatactttttgaaaaaaaaaattactcCGTGCAATTGAACTATTAATGAACTAACATTC
It encodes the following:
- the COQ9 gene encoding Ubiquinone biosynthesis protein coq9, mitochondrial — protein: MLQRLRPISSVFRPNTPAGVKVCPSLIKRSYHSTDHIGSNKIVNDKDHIESKILTRATTYIPQYGFSASAISKAITDLGYPQSLTSIFTSNNPSNHSLPYQLMLHWLKLKRQELDTFAQTQYQPFAGNGTSEFAQLTQEQRLERLINERLSYNIPIMSHLSSGLAMLVTPYNVPSALEELLALGDDFAYYSGDQSNDFAWYTKRASMCAIYVKSELYMLGDTTQGYEMTKQFVRDKVEEYEKAGQMWVDMEQWVGFNAISLINLIKSQVARG